In a genomic window of Macrobrachium nipponense isolate FS-2020 chromosome 10, ASM1510439v2, whole genome shotgun sequence:
- the LOC135223990 gene encoding uncharacterized protein LOC135223990, translating to MIKVVKNCLRKVLYHMRVNLDELQTVVVEIHSRVNNRPLTYINSDRMSPGPLSPSYLLYGRSIKAMPPVVLEDESDPTFMDHDQLNKQFSLLSCIISKFEKIWKNEYIISLRERHYGSGRPRELNNLKVGDVGLAQVESPRSEWPLCRIVELRPDSEGVIRSVDVYCKGHVSTRTVEKLVHLEVSEPVNEELIGNLDDNVNTDAPSSEIPHPPGQMIETRPQHASKTRATAERRELIKQGAL from the coding sequence ATGATTAAGGTTGTTAAGAATTGTTTGCGAAAGGTTTTGTATCATATGAGAGTCAATTTAGATGAACTTCAGACTGTGGTTGTTGAGATTCACTCTCGTGTTAATAATAGACCGCTCACTTATATCAACAGTGATCGGATGTCTCCAGGACCCTTGTCCCCTTCATATCTCCTATATGGCAGATCGATTAAAGCTATGCCACCTGTAGTTTTAGAGGATGAATCTGATCCTACCTTCATGGACCACGATCAATTGAATAAGCAGTTTTCCCTATTGTCTTGTATCATTTCCAAGTTTGAGAAGATTTGgaagaatgaatatataatttcattaagaGAACGTCATTATGGTTCTGGTAGACCTAGGGAATTGAATAATCTTAAAGTTGGGGATGTTGGTTTGGCCCAAGTTGAATCTCCAAGAAGTGAGTGGCCTTTATGTAGAATTGTTGAGCTTCGACCTGATTCAGAAGGAGTCATACGTTCCGTAGATGTGTACTGCAAAGGTCATGTCAGTACACGAACTGTTGAAAAGCTTGTACATTTGGAGGTTAGTGAACCAGTGAATGAGGAACTTATAGGTAATCTTGATGATAATGTGAATACTGATGCTCCTAGTTCTGAAATACCTCATCCCCCTGGTCAAATGATTGAAACACGTCCTCAACATGCTAGCAAAACTAGAGCTAcagcagagaggagagagctcaTAAAACAAGGAGCTCTGTAA